The following coding sequences are from one Hyalangium gracile window:
- a CDS encoding eCIS core domain-containing protein, giving the protein MMTFQRKQPPQPARRATPEPAPGRPADKGRHNPLWHQLALSQGSHVQRSPSTAEVPPGREIPSIVQDTPRSGGGRPLDPTTRAYFEAMFQHPFEDVRVHTDTRASAAARSIHARAYTLGSHIVFRDPHRYDPSSTDGRRLLAHELTHVVQQRQGSAMPSGVSHPGDATEAEADRVSAALDSGSASSRPVEVRGAASATGSVQRASDFGEMYRGNDGKVRTRSQEYAAYKAALGTTKASSESGGHYIYEPLTRDELLKIFDGVAKDLSENKVPAATIDAYVDHLNQAFRVLRIDTAEAQASYIANAYVESDQFRFMTETEKAVKSNKPYQAVPQNVKLNTSWLDEAATGQVKFKGGVLKVDNYHTGGSINPKGDWQKSFIGRGPIQVTHRHNYVQVIAILENRAEELQKEDPGSKDLKDLLEAIEKIKADPREAANPKYGFLVSAAFMRMPDPTRNGLRGDEKANLGEVTSWMGPQVEGEKKKKAYKKAFEVLIAKYVDEQTAMENKGQLPSAAEEQARRDRGEDPFPYR; this is encoded by the coding sequence CTTCCAGCGGAAGCAGCCTCCACAACCCGCGCGCCGCGCCACACCCGAGCCAGCACCGGGGCGCCCCGCGGACAAGGGCCGGCACAATCCCCTCTGGCATCAGCTCGCCCTGTCGCAGGGCTCGCACGTCCAGCGCAGCCCGAGCACAGCCGAGGTGCCACCCGGCCGTGAGATTCCCTCGATCGTCCAGGACACCCCGCGCTCCGGCGGCGGCCGCCCGCTCGATCCGACGACCCGGGCCTACTTCGAGGCCATGTTCCAGCACCCCTTCGAGGACGTGAGGGTGCACACGGACACGCGGGCCTCGGCGGCGGCTCGATCGATCCATGCTCGCGCGTACACCCTCGGCAGCCACATCGTCTTCCGGGATCCGCACCGCTACGATCCGAGCTCCACGGATGGCAGGCGCCTCCTGGCGCACGAGCTGACGCACGTGGTTCAACAGCGCCAGGGCTCCGCGATGCCCTCGGGGGTCAGCCACCCGGGCGACGCGACGGAAGCGGAAGCCGACCGGGTCTCCGCCGCGCTGGACTCGGGGAGTGCCAGCTCGCGCCCCGTGGAGGTCCGTGGAGCAGCGAGCGCCACGGGCTCCGTGCAGAGAGCCTCTGACTTTGGCGAGATGTACCGGGGCAACGACGGCAAGGTCCGCACCCGCAGCCAAGAGTACGCCGCGTACAAGGCCGCGCTGGGCACGACGAAGGCCTCCAGCGAGAGCGGCGGGCACTACATCTACGAGCCGCTGACACGTGACGAGCTGCTCAAGATCTTCGACGGCGTCGCCAAGGATCTGAGCGAGAACAAGGTCCCCGCCGCGACGATCGACGCCTACGTCGATCATCTCAACCAGGCCTTCCGCGTCCTGAGGATCGACACGGCCGAAGCGCAGGCCTCCTACATCGCGAACGCCTACGTGGAGTCGGACCAGTTCCGCTTCATGACCGAGACCGAGAAGGCCGTGAAGTCGAACAAGCCGTATCAGGCCGTCCCGCAGAACGTGAAGCTCAACACCTCCTGGCTGGACGAGGCCGCCACGGGGCAGGTGAAGTTCAAGGGCGGAGTGCTCAAGGTCGACAACTACCACACCGGCGGCTCCATCAATCCCAAGGGGGACTGGCAGAAGAGCTTCATCGGACGAGGCCCCATCCAGGTCACCCACCGGCACAACTACGTGCAGGTGATCGCGATCCTCGAGAACCGCGCGGAGGAGCTCCAGAAGGAGGATCCGGGCTCGAAGGATCTCAAGGACCTCCTCGAAGCCATCGAGAAGATCAAGGCGGATCCCCGCGAGGCGGCCAACCCGAAGTACGGGTTCCTGGTCTCCGCGGCCTTCATGCGGATGCCGGATCCCACGAGGAACGGACTCCGAGGCGACGAGAAGGCCAACCTGGGCGAGGTGACCAGCTGGATGGGCCCGCAGGTCGAAGGCGAGAAGAAGAAGAAGGCCTACAAGAAGGCCTTCGAGGTTCTCATCGCCAAGTACGTGGATGAGCAGACGGCGATGGAGAACAAGGGCCAGCTGCCCTCGGCCGCGGAGGAGCAGGCCCGCAGGGATCGCGGTGAGGATCCGTTTCCGTATCGCTAG
- a CDS encoding DUF4255 domain-containing protein, with product MASFAGISAAGKSLERLLTACFTEEQPVPGKQTRALLVRTEDFALTNGALSFTTPALTLYLYRVDFNKTTRAAWSGVGHQDGRGHLPLDLHFLLTAWADNAEYEHRILGKTMQCLETTPILNGPLLYPDPHADWAPNEAIQLSLEELSTEAVMRTFDSLPTDYKLSIPYIARVIRLDSKVAYPSPLVKAVATGLKPSSSP from the coding sequence ATGGCGAGCTTCGCGGGCATCTCCGCGGCAGGGAAGAGCCTGGAAAGGCTCCTCACGGCGTGCTTCACGGAGGAGCAGCCCGTCCCCGGAAAGCAGACGCGCGCCCTGCTGGTCCGCACGGAGGACTTCGCCCTGACCAACGGCGCCTTGAGCTTCACCACTCCCGCGCTGACGCTCTATCTGTATCGCGTCGACTTCAACAAGACGACGCGCGCCGCCTGGTCCGGCGTGGGCCATCAGGACGGGCGCGGACACCTGCCGCTGGATCTGCACTTCCTCCTCACCGCCTGGGCGGACAACGCGGAGTACGAGCACCGCATCCTCGGCAAGACGATGCAGTGCCTGGAGACCACGCCCATCCTCAACGGCCCGCTGCTCTACCCGGATCCGCACGCCGACTGGGCTCCCAACGAGGCCATCCAGCTCTCGCTCGAGGAGCTCAGCACCGAGGCGGTGATGCGGACGTTCGACTCGCTGCCCACCGACTACAAGCTCAGCATCCCGTACATCGCCCGAGTCATCCGCCTGGACAGCAAGGTGGCCTACCCCTCCCCGCTCGTCAAAGCCGTGGCGACCGGCCTCAAGCCGAGCTCCTCTCCATGA
- a CDS encoding phage tail sheath family protein, with translation MPEYLAPGVYVEEVSFRSKSIEGVPTSTTGFAGVTRFGPVQYPGGPKTTEPRLITSFTEFEAVYGGLEPLEVGASPATAKEHLPYTAHAARAFFLNGGARLYVSRVFSPRSGSDLGIASTSVTVGGTTAKWKARWPGSYGNVWVDCQVVRSKNIAYVNAELGNIVQVRRAKKGAVVEIIASGTPPVGNAPLDISKLAQVDIDEDGKQLFMRGGAPVTLNATDVVQLVELRVQVKVTPERTSFHDELGADPEQTRYIGKILQLDDPEDENAVIWLDYKPEDAGQDAAAKLMVALQGNTNKRLTGGNDGQMPIPALLAGSPADPDNATIKATGLEALGELDDIAIVALPDSGTYANENDCIAATDYLIRHAEAQRYRIAVVDAPAHSSISKVRAFRGRFDSKYAALYHPWIETLDPTQRPAQGAPPDRLLLPPSGFVAGIYARSDIERGVHKAPANEVVNGLTKFELNINKPRQDVLNPEGINALRFFEGRGNRVWGARTMSSDPEWKYVNVRRLFIYLEHSIDKGTQWAVFEPNNERLWANVRQTIEDFLYVLWKDGALLGNKPEDAFFVRCDRTTMTQNDLDNGRLICLVGVAPTKPAEFVIFRVGQYTANAKA, from the coding sequence ATGCCCGAGTACCTGGCACCGGGAGTCTATGTCGAAGAAGTCAGCTTCCGGTCGAAGTCGATTGAAGGTGTTCCCACCAGTACCACGGGCTTCGCCGGGGTGACCCGCTTCGGCCCGGTGCAGTACCCCGGCGGCCCGAAGACCACCGAGCCCCGCCTCATCACCAGCTTCACCGAGTTCGAGGCGGTGTACGGCGGTCTGGAGCCGCTCGAGGTGGGGGCCAGTCCCGCCACCGCCAAGGAGCACCTGCCCTACACCGCGCACGCGGCCCGCGCCTTCTTCCTCAACGGCGGCGCGCGCCTCTACGTCTCGCGCGTGTTCAGCCCGCGCAGCGGCTCGGATCTGGGGATCGCCAGCACCTCCGTGACGGTGGGCGGCACCACCGCGAAGTGGAAGGCGCGCTGGCCCGGCAGCTACGGCAACGTCTGGGTCGACTGCCAGGTGGTGCGCAGCAAGAACATCGCCTACGTCAACGCGGAGCTGGGCAACATCGTCCAGGTGCGCCGCGCCAAGAAGGGCGCCGTGGTGGAGATCATCGCCTCTGGCACTCCGCCCGTCGGCAACGCCCCGCTCGACATCAGCAAGCTGGCGCAGGTGGACATCGACGAGGACGGCAAGCAGCTGTTCATGCGCGGCGGGGCGCCCGTCACGCTCAACGCCACCGACGTCGTCCAGCTCGTGGAGCTGCGCGTCCAGGTGAAGGTGACGCCCGAGCGCACCAGCTTCCATGACGAGCTGGGCGCCGACCCGGAGCAGACCCGCTACATCGGGAAGATCCTCCAGCTGGACGACCCGGAGGACGAGAACGCCGTCATCTGGCTGGACTACAAGCCCGAGGACGCCGGCCAGGACGCGGCCGCCAAGCTGATGGTGGCGCTCCAGGGCAACACCAACAAGCGCCTGACGGGCGGCAACGACGGGCAGATGCCCATCCCCGCGCTGCTGGCGGGCAGCCCGGCCGACCCGGACAACGCCACCATCAAGGCCACGGGGCTCGAGGCGCTGGGAGAGCTCGACGACATCGCCATCGTGGCGCTGCCCGACTCCGGCACCTACGCCAACGAGAATGACTGCATCGCCGCGACGGACTACCTCATCCGCCACGCCGAGGCGCAGCGCTACCGCATCGCCGTGGTGGACGCGCCCGCCCACAGCTCCATCAGCAAGGTGCGCGCGTTCCGCGGCCGCTTCGACAGCAAGTACGCGGCGCTCTACCACCCGTGGATCGAGACGCTCGATCCCACCCAGCGCCCGGCGCAGGGCGCGCCGCCGGACCGGCTGCTGCTGCCGCCGTCGGGCTTCGTGGCCGGCATCTACGCGCGCAGCGACATCGAGCGCGGCGTGCACAAGGCCCCCGCCAACGAGGTGGTCAACGGCCTGACGAAGTTCGAGCTCAACATCAACAAGCCGCGCCAGGACGTGCTCAACCCGGAGGGCATCAACGCGCTGCGCTTCTTCGAGGGGCGCGGCAACCGGGTGTGGGGCGCCCGGACGATGAGCTCGGATCCCGAGTGGAAGTACGTCAACGTCCGCCGGCTCTTCATCTACCTGGAGCACTCGATCGACAAGGGCACGCAGTGGGCGGTGTTCGAGCCCAACAACGAGCGGCTCTGGGCCAACGTGCGGCAGACGATCGAGGACTTCCTGTACGTGCTCTGGAAGGACGGCGCGCTGCTGGGCAACAAGCCCGAGGACGCGTTCTTCGTGCGCTGCGACCGCACCACCATGACGCAGAACGATCTGGATAACGGGCGGCTCATCTGCCTGGTCGGAGTGGCCCCCACCAAGCCGGCCGAGTTCGTCATCTTCCGCGTCGGCCAGTACACCGCCAACGCCAAGGCCTAA
- a CDS encoding phage tail protein — MPTYRDNPYGAFNFLVSLGSGPGGNQGDGSLGTIIGGFSDVSGLGMEVKYSEYRNGNEKVNLARKIPNTHTVDDITLKRGLVGSDDLFQWLKSVRDGTADPRNVTITLLDEARNAVATFTLRNAQPKKWSGPTLAAKGGGEVAMEELHLVHEGIEYK, encoded by the coding sequence ATGCCTACCTATCGCGACAATCCGTACGGCGCATTCAACTTCCTCGTCTCGCTGGGCAGCGGCCCTGGCGGCAACCAGGGTGACGGCTCGCTGGGCACCATCATCGGCGGCTTCTCGGACGTGAGCGGGCTCGGGATGGAGGTGAAGTACTCCGAGTACCGCAACGGCAACGAGAAGGTGAACCTGGCTCGGAAGATCCCCAACACGCACACCGTCGACGACATCACCCTGAAGCGAGGGCTGGTGGGCTCGGACGATCTGTTCCAGTGGCTGAAGTCGGTGCGAGACGGCACGGCCGATCCGCGCAACGTCACCATCACCCTGCTGGACGAGGCTCGCAACGCGGTGGCCACCTTCACCCTGCGCAACGCGCAGCCGAAGAAGTGGAGCGGCCCCACGCTGGCGGCCAAGGGCGGCGGCGAGGTGGCGATGGAGGAGCTCCACCTGGTCCACGAAGGCATCGAGTACAAGTAG
- a CDS encoding phage tail sheath family protein, with amino-acid sequence MTERLRLGAPGVYELPDVPLRVLTGERMDVCAFVGVAPRGPARRPFFHAPWAPEPCTPGQQVQRSVPVVVESWSAYQRLFGGFEGPGLLPYSVASFFENGGRRAYVVRIVHDYGAGHPSNELGVARGRLTGAVLPGGGAPWLRARNEGAWGNTLSARLSFSARPLVFDAGTATATTLALARDTALPAGALLRLTLAGGTQVLRFVADAREEWHPETGVTVLRATLASSAGSVPEQAEVIEGLLEVDDGAGRTERLERLGLSAAHPRWLARVLVEQSELLYPDERAGKVWVEQELVLAPALPSLSTEPFTGGEDRYPELVPEDFIDTGWTPGDECPGEGVQAVADISEVSLLVVPDLYSPEPLVPVQTVVFPSSVAGAEFAPCVPLAPAPVQEKPVPALKGLQLNPELPADLEEIVSLQQALVRFAEQSQSFIALLDVPPRLNARRVLAWRAKFASAFAACYAPWLVVTRRDDQRDALIRVPPSAVAAGIIARRELESGVQFGPANVLAEGVVDVTERMASARHDTLHQASINVFLRERDGVRLTAARTLSLDPSYRQLSVRRLMTLLRRVLERQMQWVVFEPNNGRLRGEVRQLLRTYLRQLFLANAFQGAREEEAFFVRCDETLNSRQVVDSGRLVAEVGVAPAEPLEFLVLQIAREGDGTLRVGG; translated from the coding sequence GTGACCGAGCGACTGCGGCTGGGAGCCCCCGGCGTCTACGAGCTACCAGACGTCCCGCTTCGCGTGCTCACGGGCGAGCGGATGGACGTGTGCGCCTTCGTGGGCGTGGCTCCTCGTGGCCCCGCCCGCAGGCCGTTCTTCCACGCGCCCTGGGCCCCCGAGCCATGCACGCCAGGACAGCAGGTGCAGCGCTCGGTCCCCGTGGTGGTGGAGAGCTGGAGCGCCTATCAGCGGCTCTTCGGCGGCTTCGAGGGGCCCGGGCTGCTGCCCTACTCCGTCGCCTCCTTCTTCGAGAACGGCGGGCGGCGGGCGTACGTGGTGCGCATCGTCCACGACTACGGCGCGGGGCACCCCAGCAATGAGCTGGGAGTGGCCCGGGGGCGGCTCACGGGCGCGGTGCTCCCCGGAGGCGGCGCGCCGTGGCTGCGCGCCCGGAACGAGGGAGCGTGGGGCAACACGCTCTCGGCGCGGCTGTCCTTCTCGGCGCGGCCGCTCGTCTTCGATGCAGGCACGGCCACGGCGACCACGCTGGCGCTGGCGCGGGACACGGCGCTGCCGGCGGGCGCCCTGCTCCGGCTGACCCTGGCGGGCGGCACTCAGGTGCTCAGGTTCGTGGCGGACGCCCGCGAGGAGTGGCACCCGGAGACCGGAGTGACGGTGCTGCGCGCCACGCTGGCCAGCTCCGCGGGCTCCGTGCCCGAGCAGGCCGAGGTCATCGAGGGCCTGCTGGAAGTGGATGACGGCGCGGGCCGCACCGAGCGCCTGGAGCGGCTGGGGCTCTCCGCCGCGCACCCTCGCTGGCTGGCCCGGGTGCTGGTGGAGCAGTCCGAGCTGCTGTACCCGGACGAGCGCGCGGGAAAGGTGTGGGTGGAGCAGGAGCTCGTCCTCGCGCCCGCGCTGCCCTCCCTGAGCACCGAGCCCTTCACCGGCGGCGAGGACCGGTATCCCGAGCTCGTCCCCGAGGACTTCATCGACACGGGCTGGACGCCTGGAGACGAGTGCCCTGGCGAGGGCGTGCAGGCGGTCGCGGACATCTCCGAGGTGTCCCTGCTCGTGGTGCCGGATCTCTACTCCCCGGAACCGCTGGTGCCGGTGCAGACGGTGGTGTTCCCCTCCTCCGTCGCTGGCGCGGAGTTCGCGCCCTGCGTGCCCCTGGCCCCGGCTCCCGTGCAGGAGAAGCCCGTGCCCGCGCTGAAGGGGCTGCAGCTCAACCCGGAGCTGCCGGCGGACCTGGAGGAGATCGTCTCCCTCCAGCAGGCGCTGGTGCGGTTCGCCGAGCAGAGCCAGTCCTTCATCGCCCTGCTGGACGTCCCGCCCCGGCTCAATGCCCGGCGGGTGCTCGCGTGGCGGGCGAAGTTCGCCTCCGCGTTCGCGGCCTGCTACGCCCCCTGGCTGGTGGTCACCCGGCGGGATGATCAGCGGGACGCCCTCATCCGCGTGCCCCCCTCGGCGGTGGCGGCGGGGATCATCGCCCGGCGCGAGCTGGAGTCCGGCGTGCAGTTCGGCCCGGCCAACGTGCTCGCCGAGGGCGTGGTGGACGTCACCGAGCGCATGGCGTCCGCGCGGCACGACACGCTCCACCAGGCCTCCATCAACGTCTTCCTGCGCGAGCGCGACGGCGTGCGGCTCACGGCGGCGCGCACCCTCTCGCTCGATCCGAGCTACCGCCAGCTCAGCGTGCGGCGGCTGATGACGCTGCTGCGCCGGGTGCTGGAGCGGCAGATGCAGTGGGTGGTCTTCGAGCCCAACAACGGCCGGCTGCGCGGAGAGGTGCGCCAGCTGCTGCGCACGTACCTGCGCCAGCTCTTCCTCGCCAACGCCTTCCAGGGAGCCCGAGAGGAGGAGGCCTTCTTCGTCCGCTGCGACGAGACGCTGAACTCGCGGCAGGTGGTGGACAGCGGCCGGCTCGTCGCCGAGGTGGGCGTGGCGCCCGCCGAGCCCCTGGAGTTCCTCGTGCTGCAGATCGCCCGCGAGGGCGACGGCACCCTGCGGGTGGGAGGCTGA
- a CDS encoding phage tail protein yields MAPIDTGSRRLANTFNFRVTLRRSAGPPAGASAGISASVSASASIGAGGFSAGIQASASIGFGGSAGGDLLGDGGFQECSGLEISMDIQQLEEGGRNDGVIQRVGRGKYQPIVLKRGFFYDSSGQVNPELWRWLQGILSGVRPVPRYDGVIEVLDTRGEGDDGNVLATWTFDRGLPAKLVGPQLNARSGEIAIEELHIAHEGLRLSF; encoded by the coding sequence ATGGCGCCCATCGACACCGGCAGCCGCCGGCTCGCGAACACCTTCAACTTCCGCGTCACCCTGCGCCGCAGCGCGGGGCCTCCGGCGGGGGCCTCGGCGGGCATCTCCGCCAGCGTCTCCGCCAGTGCCTCCATCGGAGCGGGAGGGTTCTCCGCGGGCATCCAGGCCTCGGCCTCGATCGGCTTCGGAGGCTCCGCGGGCGGCGACCTGCTGGGAGATGGCGGCTTCCAGGAGTGCTCCGGGCTGGAGATCTCCATGGACATCCAGCAGCTGGAGGAAGGCGGCCGCAACGACGGCGTCATCCAGCGCGTGGGACGGGGCAAGTATCAACCGATCGTGCTCAAGCGGGGCTTCTTCTATGACTCGAGCGGCCAGGTGAACCCGGAGCTGTGGCGCTGGCTCCAGGGCATCCTGAGCGGCGTGCGGCCCGTGCCCCGCTACGACGGCGTCATCGAGGTGCTGGACACGCGGGGCGAGGGGGATGACGGGAACGTGCTCGCCACCTGGACCTTCGACCGAGGGCTGCCCGCGAAGCTGGTCGGCCCGCAGCTCAATGCGCGCTCTGGCGAGATCGCCATCGAGGAACTCCACATCGCCCACGAGGGCCTGAGGCTCTCCTTCTGA
- a CDS encoding CIS tube protein, with protein sequence MSGLVKATLQRIWSTETDTETEGDPVEVQFNPASLRLALSNTVEGGQSRGRQARQFIGSSSTQLSFDLVFDTADEGTPDGRPRSVREKTALVEQFVVPEVKGTDKQAPPKVRFQWNDLIIDGIISSLTIDLDFFASDGTPLRAKMGVSIQEQDAKYQFLQRGAGANQDNHPTDRSALALAGESLADFAARMGLDPAAWRGLSASVEGSLSLEAGVEIDFNSNLSASAGLGATFGVEAGVSASLEASFGLEGGARAGGSSSSGRALAASGGVSAAIETVESLKASTAADATRKAFGVSAPAPASRTSTASGSASAAVRPSTPIAVNAPVARPSMPEQPRTPLSLSGLPSPTQQSQAPSRPAPPQADPRATTFGLGVPLRPRVSGAADQRAGAVSGQVPLRPAHAAHQVPETRDPSAPPWTQLPAGDRVRAAVKATQAQRSPRRGCGCRGACSHRGGPSWR encoded by the coding sequence ATGAGCGGACTCGTCAAGGCCACGCTCCAGCGCATCTGGAGCACCGAAACGGACACCGAGACCGAGGGCGACCCGGTCGAGGTGCAGTTCAACCCCGCCTCGCTCCGGCTGGCCCTCAGCAACACCGTCGAGGGCGGCCAGTCCCGAGGCCGGCAGGCCCGCCAGTTCATCGGCAGCAGCTCCACGCAGCTGTCCTTCGATCTCGTCTTCGACACCGCCGACGAGGGCACGCCCGATGGCCGGCCCCGCTCCGTGCGCGAGAAGACGGCGCTGGTGGAGCAGTTCGTCGTCCCCGAGGTGAAGGGCACCGACAAGCAGGCCCCGCCCAAGGTCCGCTTCCAGTGGAACGACCTGATCATCGACGGGATCATCAGCAGCCTCACCATCGATCTGGACTTCTTCGCCTCGGATGGCACCCCGCTCCGCGCGAAGATGGGCGTCTCCATCCAGGAGCAGGACGCCAAGTACCAGTTCCTCCAGCGGGGCGCCGGCGCCAACCAGGACAACCACCCCACCGACCGCAGCGCGCTCGCGCTCGCCGGGGAGAGCCTGGCCGACTTCGCCGCGCGCATGGGGCTGGATCCCGCCGCGTGGCGCGGACTGTCCGCCTCCGTGGAGGGCTCGCTCTCCCTCGAAGCCGGGGTGGAGATCGACTTCAACAGCAACCTCTCCGCCAGCGCGGGCCTGGGGGCCACCTTCGGTGTGGAGGCCGGCGTCTCCGCCTCGCTGGAGGCGTCCTTCGGGCTGGAGGGGGGCGCCAGAGCGGGCGGCTCCTCATCCTCCGGTCGCGCGCTCGCGGCCTCGGGCGGCGTGAGCGCGGCCATCGAGACGGTGGAGAGCCTCAAGGCGAGCACGGCGGCGGACGCGACGCGGAAGGCCTTCGGGGTCTCCGCTCCGGCCCCTGCCTCCCGGACGAGCACCGCCTCGGGCTCCGCGTCCGCCGCGGTGCGGCCCTCGACGCCCATCGCCGTCAACGCTCCCGTGGCGCGGCCCTCGATGCCCGAGCAGCCGCGCACGCCCCTGTCCCTCTCGGGGCTGCCCTCGCCCACCCAGCAGTCCCAGGCTCCCTCGCGCCCGGCGCCTCCCCAGGCGGATCCCCGCGCGACGACGTTCGGGCTGGGCGTGCCGCTGCGTCCCCGGGTGTCCGGCGCGGCGGACCAGCGTGCCGGCGCCGTCTCCGGCCAGGTTCCCTTGCGCCCCGCGCATGCGGCCCACCAGGTGCCCGAGACGCGCGATCCCTCCGCGCCGCCCTGGACGCAGCTCCCAGCGGGGGACAGGGTCCGCGCCGCCGTCAAAGCCACCCAGGCCCAGCGCAGCCCCCGCCGTGGGTGTGGCTGCCGGGGTGCCTGCTCGCACCGGGGAGGTCCATCATGGCGGTGA
- a CDS encoding phage late control D family protein — protein sequence MTRLFASAAPVFKVDGETRGELARDVLRLEIEENTEGLKTLTLRLLAQGPRADSRAEGLLHIENSPIDFGKSLEVSIGRSGEDRVIFKGTISALEAGFQEGSEPEVVVFAEDKLMALRMTRRCRTYNDVTDADIAQAIAREHGLSAQAEAPGPTYDVVQQWNQSDLAFLRDRARLLQAEVWFQDDALHFKTRGNRRAAELTLVQGNQLIEARLRADLAHQRTSVAVSGYDAFQRESIHQPSGTDVLAEEVSEGRTGASILQSAFGERASHRVRNVPLTSTEADAWARAELLRRGRRFVTVTGVTNGSPSMEVGSRLTLERVGRPFSGGGYYVTRVRHTYDLTHGHRTHFEAERPTVSEST from the coding sequence ATGACTAGGCTCTTCGCCTCGGCGGCGCCCGTCTTCAAGGTGGATGGCGAGACTCGGGGAGAGCTCGCCCGGGACGTGCTGCGCCTGGAGATCGAGGAGAACACCGAGGGGCTGAAGACGCTCACCCTGCGGCTGCTGGCGCAGGGGCCCCGCGCGGACTCGCGGGCGGAGGGCCTGCTCCACATCGAGAACTCTCCGATCGACTTCGGCAAGTCGCTCGAGGTGTCCATCGGCCGCAGCGGCGAGGACCGCGTCATCTTCAAGGGCACCATCAGCGCCCTGGAGGCCGGCTTCCAGGAGGGCTCCGAGCCCGAGGTGGTGGTGTTCGCCGAGGACAAGCTGATGGCCCTGCGAATGACGCGCCGGTGCCGCACCTATAATGACGTCACGGACGCGGACATCGCCCAGGCGATCGCCCGCGAGCACGGGCTGAGCGCGCAGGCGGAGGCCCCCGGCCCCACGTACGACGTCGTCCAGCAGTGGAACCAGAGCGACCTGGCCTTCCTGAGGGATCGCGCCCGCCTCCTCCAGGCGGAGGTGTGGTTCCAGGACGACGCGCTGCACTTCAAGACGCGGGGCAACCGGCGGGCCGCCGAGCTCACCCTCGTCCAGGGCAACCAGCTCATCGAGGCCCGGCTGCGCGCGGACCTGGCCCACCAGCGCACCAGCGTGGCGGTGAGCGGGTACGACGCCTTCCAGCGCGAGTCCATCCACCAGCCTTCAGGCACGGACGTCCTGGCGGAGGAGGTGTCCGAGGGACGCACGGGAGCGTCCATCCTGCAGAGCGCCTTCGGCGAGCGGGCCTCGCACCGCGTGCGCAACGTCCCCCTGACGAGCACCGAGGCCGACGCATGGGCCCGGGCCGAGCTGCTCCGCCGCGGGCGGCGCTTCGTCACGGTGACGGGCGTCACCAATGGCAGCCCCAGCATGGAGGTGGGCAGCCGGCTCACGCTGGAGCGAGTCGGCCGGCCCTTCAGCGGCGGGGGCTACTACGTCACCCGTGTCCGCCACACTTACGACCTGACCCATGGCCACCGCACGCACTTCGAGGCGGAGCGCCCAACCGTGAGCGAGAGCACCTGA
- a CDS encoding phage baseplate assembly protein V, whose protein sequence is MSDTHADGGGPRYFGLYPALVTSIMDERRLGRIEVKFPFLGEPGKDVRAWATLLTPYAGDNQGFEVLPEVGTQVVVGFEAGELRRPYIVGACWNGQAALPAAPEEANNKRLIKTRSGSTLEFDDTQGAAKVTLSLANGQKLVLDEGASRVTLSDANQSTITFEPSGDIVITARQRLVISAASVLVQSPSTTYTGSVTCTALTATSVTSPLYSPGAGNVW, encoded by the coding sequence ATGAGCGACACCCACGCTGATGGCGGCGGCCCTCGTTACTTCGGCCTCTACCCCGCCCTGGTCACCAGCATCATGGACGAGCGGCGCCTCGGCCGCATCGAGGTGAAGTTCCCCTTCCTGGGCGAGCCCGGCAAGGACGTGCGCGCGTGGGCCACCCTGCTCACGCCCTACGCGGGCGACAACCAGGGCTTCGAGGTGCTGCCCGAGGTGGGCACCCAGGTGGTGGTGGGCTTCGAGGCGGGAGAGCTGCGCCGGCCCTACATCGTCGGCGCCTGCTGGAACGGCCAGGCGGCCCTGCCCGCCGCGCCCGAGGAGGCCAACAACAAGCGCCTCATCAAGACGCGCTCCGGCAGCACGCTCGAGTTCGACGACACCCAGGGCGCCGCCAAGGTGACGCTCTCGCTGGCCAACGGCCAGAAGCTGGTGCTGGACGAGGGGGCGAGTCGGGTGACGCTCTCCGACGCGAACCAGAGCACCATCACCTTCGAGCCGAGCGGAGACATCGTCATCACCGCCAGACAGCGGCTGGTCATCTCCGCGGCCTCGGTGCTGGTGCAGTCCCCGTCCACCACCTACACCGGCAGCGTCACCTGCACGGCCCTCACCGCTACCTCCGTCACCTCGCCGCTCTACTCCCCGGGCGCGGGCAATGTCTGGTGA
- a CDS encoding GPW/gp25 family protein — MSSLRFLGKGWGFPVKPGQEGSLPLTEGPEKVAESIRIILDTEPGERIMRPSFGCGLRRYLMRPNSSATRALIRHDVEAALTSFEPRIQLTEVRVDPGEDPALVLIRIAYVHVRDGRPGNLVYPFYLQ; from the coding sequence ATGAGCTCACTGCGCTTCCTCGGAAAGGGCTGGGGCTTCCCCGTGAAGCCCGGGCAGGAAGGGTCGCTGCCGCTGACGGAGGGCCCGGAGAAGGTGGCCGAGTCCATCCGCATCATCCTCGACACCGAGCCCGGCGAGCGCATCATGCGCCCCAGCTTCGGCTGTGGGCTGCGCCGCTACCTCATGCGCCCCAACTCGAGCGCCACCCGCGCGCTCATCCGCCACGACGTGGAGGCAGCGCTCACCAGCTTCGAGCCGCGCATCCAGCTCACCGAGGTGCGCGTGGATCCCGGCGAGGATCCGGCGCTGGTGCTCATCCGGATCGCCTACGTCCACGTGCGAGATGGCCGGCCCGGCAACCTCGTCTACCCCTTCTACCTGCAGTAG